A window of the Tiliqua scincoides isolate rTilSci1 chromosome 5, rTilSci1.hap2, whole genome shotgun sequence genome harbors these coding sequences:
- the YPEL3 gene encoding protein yippee-like 3, translating to MVRLSKPKTFQAYLDNCHRRYSCVHCRAHLANHDDLISKSFQGSQGRAYLFNSVVNVGCGPAEERVLLTGLHAVADIYCENCKTTLGWKYEQAFETSQKYKEGKYIIELNHMIKDNGWD from the exons ATGGTGAGGCTGTCCAAACCCAAAACCTTTCAAGCCTACCTGGACAATTGTCACCGACGCTACAGCTGTGTGCACTGCCGGGCACATCTGGCCAACCACGACGACCTCATTTCCAAG TCTTTTCAAGGAAGCCAAGGTCGGGCATATTTATTCAATTCCGT AGTGAATGTTGGATGCGGTCCAGCTGAAGAGCGGGTACTACTGACAGGCCTACATGCTGTGGCTGATATCTACTGTGAAAATTGCAAGACCACACTTGGATGGAAATAT GAGCAAGCCTTTGAGACCAGTCAGAAATATAAAGAGGGAAAGTACATCATTGAACTCAACCACATGATCAAGGACAATGGCTGGGACTGA